Proteins encoded within one genomic window of Besnoitia besnoiti strain Bb-Ger1 chromosome II, whole genome shotgun sequence:
- a CDS encoding hypothetical protein (encoded by transcript BESB_041020) translates to MHLSDDSGAPAQEGGGAALSPRALAPPAPAGLEADALASQRARDEALSKAKLEREERDERDEEDHQEVKSEPADEPDDRPHQELQVTADYTLISRGLVNMSHVQLEASRAPEELPAPEVGDWVESKAAHQDAQIFRAKVVERRRCPHNIWIFRLRSPDMASTYVEPLKHVRKDSVWSLAREMDLARGRKTRRVSQQPRRTSSTPTAAGCSQGRHASARTSCSPSRVSTTDEAPSAVAAETHSVSAEASVSAQASTARDPSLAPAGNGKDADASTSAWTQPQVRRLSEPGIAEEARLAPALLGASLFAAEADAEFASRAEDRRRKTTGADGVERGGTHTPLASVCAGPSFLLPAAAAAANEADGAAARRSEGSPSSRLALPRRSLPAYYHLEKILKRTNLALPPPQLSSAALGTTCVRSPTARKSDYGGAVSSSASPTDASKKSLERRADATQGDAAGSHQPRKLSLDACRAPLRAGAGVKADGAEAEAADIRDASPVSSSSKKCRVMSAQAPAERLAPPSAPRGGHTPDDGETASESHKKSPLHATTKEAEASLAPSLLEQKARDEKTGKSAFGGANGAPLGLACAPVSPFKRGKAPLPISGMLASFYAADAEGR, encoded by the exons ATGCATCTGTCTGACGACAGCGGCGCACCCGcgcaagaaggcggaggcgccgccctgtctccgcgcgccctggcgccccccgcgcccgcggggctcgaggccgacgcgctcgcctctcagcgcgcgcgcgacgaggcgctttCCAAGGCGAAactcgagagagaagagagggacGAGAGGGACGAGGAAGACCATCAAGAAGTCAAATCGGAGCCAGCAGACGAGCCTGACGATCGCCCGCATCAAGAGCTGCAAGTCACCGCCGACTACACCCTGATATCTAGAGGCC TCGTCAACATGAGCCACGTGCAGCTggaggcctcgcgggcgcctgagGAGCTCCCCGCGCCAGAAGTCGGCGACTGGGTGGAGTCGAAGGCAGCGCACCAAGACGCGCAGATCTTCAG agcAAAAGtcgtggagaggcgcaggtGCCCGCACAACATCTGgatcttccgcctccgctcgcccgACATGGCCTCGACATACGTCGAGCCGCTCAAG CACGTCCGTAAGGACAGCGTCtggtcgctcgcgcgcgaaaTGGATTTAGCTCGAGGG cggaagacgcgccgggtatcgcagcagccgcggcgcacgagCTCTACGCCGACTGCCGCGGGTTGCTCGCAGGGCCgccacgcctccgcgcggacCTCTtgttcgccctcgcgcgtctcaACCACCGACGAAGCCCcgagcgctgtcgccgcggagacgcactcggtctctgcggaggcgagtgTGAGCGCCCAGGCCTCCACTGCACGAGACccttcgctggcgcccgccggcaACGGCAAAGATGCGGACGCCTCCACCTCTGCGTGGACTCAGCCGCAggtgcggcgtctctcggAACCGGGGAttgcggaggaagcgaggctggcgccggcgctgcttggcgcgtcgctcttcgccgcggaggcggacgcggagttcgcgtcgcgcgcagaggatCGGCGGCGGAAAACTacgggcgccgacggcgtagagcgcggcggcacccacacgccgctggcgagcgtctgcgcaggcccttcgtttctgctgcccgcggccgcggcagctgcgaacGAAGCGgatggcgccgctgcgcgacgaTCGGAGGGCAGCCCCTCGTCGCGTCTCGCGTTACCGCGGCGATCGTTGCCGGCGTATTACCACCTGGAGAAGATTCTGAAGCGCACAAacctcgcgctgcctccgccccagctctcctccgcggcgctcggcaccacctgcgtgcgcagcccgacggcgcggaagagcgaCTACGGGGGTGCCGTTTCGTCGTCCGCTTCGCCGACCGATGCCTCGAAAAAGAGCCTCGAGCGCAGAGCAGACGCAACgcaaggcgacgccgcaggctctCACCAGCCGCGGAAGCTCTCTCTCGACGcatgccgcgcgccgctccgcgcaGGGGCGGGAGTCAAAGCCGACGgtgcagaagcagaggcggctGACATCAGAGACGCATCCCCTGTCTCGTCGTCGAGCAAAAAGTGCCGAGTCATgagtgcgcaggcgcccgcggagcgtCTCGCCCCGCCCTCTGCCCCTCGGGGTGGACATACACCGGACgacggagagacggcgagcgaaTCTCACAAGAAGAGTCCGCTGCACGCCACGacgaaggaagcggaagcatctctcgcgccctccctcctcgagcagaaagcgagagacgagaagacCGGGAAGAGTGCCTTCGGCGGAGCgaacggcgcgcctctgggATTGGCATGCGCGCCCGTGTCTCCCTTCAAGCGAGGCAAAGCGCCGCTCCCTATCTCAGGCATGCTCGCGAGCTTCTACgcggccgacgccgagggacgCTGA
- a CDS encoding LSM domain-containing protein (encoded by transcript BESB_041030) codes for MPSKNARLQQWINYRVRVCLQDSRMLVGSLLAFDRHMNVVLADAEEFRKLKIRHKLADGKHQTEEKEIKRSVGLMMIRGENILTLTAEAPPPSKPKTVAGPVAPGATPGRGVPVGRGVSLAPMGASGVVAAPVGLAGPVRGVGGPAPQMMGLGAPGGRGAAMGPPGLMAPGGAPGMPMMRPPMGMPQQ; via the exons ATGCCGTCGAAAAACGCGCGCCTTCAGCAATGGATCAACTACCGagtccgcgtctgcctgcag GACTCGCGCATGCTGGTTGGCAGCTTACTCGCCTTTGACCGCCACATGAACGTGGTCCtggcggacgcagaggagtTTCGCAAGCTGAAAATCCGCCACAAGCTCGCAGACGGAAAGCACCAAaccgaggagaaggaaatcAAAAGGAGCGTCGGCCTCATGATGATTCGCG GCGAAAACATCCTCACGTTGACGGctgaggcgccgcctccctcgaaGCCCAAGACGGTCGCGGGTCCAGTGGCGCCCGGCGCCACCCCGGGCCGGGGCGTGCCGGTTGGCCGCGGTGTCTCCTTGGCGCCGATGGGCGCCAGCGGAGTcgtggcggcgccggtcgGCCTCGCCGGGCCCGtgcgaggcgtcggcgggcCTGCGCCCCAGATGATGGGCCTTGGAGCCccaggcggtcgcggcgcggccaTGGGCCCCCCGGGCCTGATGGCCCCCGGGGGCGCCCCGGGCATGCCCATGATGCGCCCCCCGATGGGCATGCCCCAGCAGTAA
- a CDS encoding SNARE domain-containing protein (encoded by transcript BESB_041040): MASDLWDRDVSRLWSLKGEISHLLQQRERQKGSSAGVASAQLRGKLLQFSQDVEQLERILHAQEAERGGFASVDSRRRRDDVSFLRKENENLKAAFNRVFSTAEDDAMEGPAEVFVDSPGSVRIVRTQEEEILAAQDAQLSFLEGTVSNLKQLGHAVGDEVEVHRRLLDDLDDDVDRAQTALQRNRDLLKNLINKQSISCLLFTALVLLVVLVFLIVATA; this comes from the exons ATGGCGAGTGACTTGTGGGATCGCGACGTGAGCCGCCTGTGGAGTCTGAAGGGAGAAATTTcgcatctgctgcagcagcgcgagcgtcaGAAAGGCTCCAGCGCGGGCGTGGCGAGCGCCCAGCTCCGCGGAAAGCTTTTGCAGTTCAGCCAA GACGTAGAGCAACTCGAACGCATTCTCCACGCGCAAGAGGCGGAGCGGGGCGGCTTTGCATCCGTTGactcgaggagacgccgcgacgacgtCAGCTTCCTGCGGAAAGAAAACGAGAACTTGAAGGCCGCCTTCAACAGAGTCTTCTCCacggcagaagacgacgcgatGGAG GGGCCGGCTGAGGTGTTTGTGGACTCGCCGGGCTCGGTGCGTATCGTGAGGacgcaggaggaagagatTCTCGCGGCGCAAGATGCGCAGCTGAGTTTTCTCGAAGGCACAGTGAGCAACTTGAAGCAGCTCGGGCacgccgtcggcgacgaGGTGGAGGTTCACCGCCGCTTGCTGGACGacctcgacgacgacgtgGATCGCGCGCAGACTGCTCTGCAGCGAAACAGAGACCTGCTCAAAAATTTGATCAACAAACAGTCCATCTCCTGCTTGCTCTTCACCgcgctcgtcctcctcgtcgtgctCGTCTTCCTCATCGTCGCCACCGCCTGA
- a CDS encoding 26S proteasome regulatory subunit, S6a family AAA ATpase (encoded by transcript BESB_041050), producing MDSVAVWGDEADDLATAELAGMSARDLRMRTSMIDSEVRVLKSEVNRLRFELHSMQERIKDNQEKIRLNRQLPYLVANVVELFDNEEADEEEEDGAVGDIDAQRKGKCVVIKTSTRQTIFLPVIGLVDHTLLKPGDLVGVNKDSYLVLDKLPAEYDSRVRAMEVDERPQEEYNDVGGLDKQIQELIEAIVLPMTHKERFEKIGIRPPKGVLMYGPPGTGKTLLARACAAQTKATFLKLAGPQLVQMFIGDGAKMVRDAFELAKEKAPAIIFIDELDAIGTKRFDSELSGDREVQRTMLELLNQLDGFSSDDRIKVIAATNRPDVLDPALLRSGRLDRKIELPHPNEEARERILQIHARKMNVNKQDVNFRELARSTDDFNGAQLKAVCVEAGMVALRRGATELCHEDFVEGIAQVQAKKKSSLNYFT from the exons ATGGACAGCGTAGCCGTctggggcgacgaggccgacgACCTCGCGACCGCCGAGTTGGCTGGCATGTCGGCGCGGGacctgcgcatgcggacTTCGATGATTGACAGCGAGGTCCGTGTCCTCAAGAGCGAAGTGaaccgcctccgcttcgaaCTGCACTCCATGCAG GAGCGCATCAAGGATAACCAGGAGAAGATCCGCCTCAACCGCCAGCTGCCGTACCTCGTGGCGAACGTCGTCGAG CTTTTCGATAACGAAGAggccgacgaagaagaggaggacggcgccgTGGGCGACAtcgacgcgcagaggaagggcAAATGCGTGGTGATCAAGACTTCCACTCGCCAG ACGATCTTCCTGCCAGTCATTGGCCTGGTTGATCACACGCTGCTGAAGCCCGGAGACTTG GTTGGGGTGAATAAGGACAGCTACCTCGTGCTCGACAAGCTTCCTGCGGAGTACGACAGCCGCGTGCGGGCGATGGAAGTGGACGAGCGCCCGCAGGAGGAGTACAACGACGTTGGCGGACTGGATAAGCAGATTCAGGAGCTCATTGAGGCGATCG TGCTGCCGATGACACACAAGGAGCGCTTCGAGAAGATCGGAATCCGGCCTCCGAAGG GCGTTCTCATGTACGGCCCCCCAGGGACTGGCAAGACCCTCTTggcccgcgcgtgcgctgcacAG ACAAAAGCGACCTTTCTGAAGCTCGCAGGGCCGCAGCTCGTTCAGATGTTCATCGGCGACGGAGCCAAAATGGTGCGCGACGCCTTCGAGTTGGCGAAAGAAAAAGCGCCTGCAATCATCTTCATCG ACGAGCTTGATGCCATCGGCACCAAGCGCTTCGATAGCGAGTTGtcgggcgaccgcgaggtGCAGCGAACGATGTTGGAGCTGCTCAACCAGCTCGACGGGTTCAGCAGCGACGACAGAATCAAA GTCATCGCGGCGACGAATAGGCCCGATGTGCTGGACCCTGCGTTGTTGCGCTCGGGGCGACTCGACAGGAAAATTGAGCTGCCGCATCCGaatgaggaggcgcgggagcgcATTCTGCAAATCCACGCCCGCAAAATGAACGTCAACAAACAAG ATGTGAACTTCCGCGAACTTGCGCGCTCGACTGACGACTTCAACGGCGCACAGCTGAAGGCCGTGTGCGTTGAGGCGGGGATGGTagccctgcggcgcggtgCGACGGAGCTCTGCCACGAGGACTTCGTTGAAGGCATCGCGCAGGTTCAAGCCAAGAAAAAGTCGTCTCTCAACTACTTCACTTGA
- a CDS encoding dimethyladenosine transferase (encoded by transcript BESB_041060): protein MAADPRSFPVLTRLLRLGGSRVPAAAHFAVSVLSFFWFHNLLFASCLSVKRPWAASLSSFPHPSLSLTQALSFASDWEAAGSEAWSRTSAFGAELRCRSPPLSFLFTSLLGSRGSSVAPLSRSSPLSSPALSALCAAPPGLSSLKSSPPSSPRPAGSSSSLRTHGPPLGRPSAAAEFAAALGASAVEIPHSASRAREAKPQTRQPSEPVANRRQRTRDASAPSDGPALGAAGAHHPAPRPPGGGLWTGGEAGVRRATRSGSPSSSCRGAVPTDGQCGTPGRPEGHEGGLRGRAGCESEVEQLLRMCEENMREYAQTRGGEAGAEDATEEEASRQRVKEMLERRVALMEAQLVSWKREELRGRHDALQDYLAVLEHTRQRDEACVRQFHAEEINTPDTGSPAELRGSSSSGAAQASRTPPAAASAEAVASDPSACRSAAPAAPGRRPLFPLRGFGGIAVFPLPEARPPGEGREAAADKLPRWRKRLDEERGRRTPATLRPPSYAAIAEQKAEERQALAALKAWKRFHREARQREAAERGAAEPRALGASEETGPVHSGERAEGAPDAVVDAASDAAGRGERTQSAVAPHEEEEGIASRHGLPSASPSADLPSGEFKPKQSLGQNFLSDPNTSRLIAASLEDASPRGVGVVEVGPGTGAITRFLLPKFPRMSAIETDPRALSLLSRRLPSLKLIHGDVLQVSWPALARERGTRLSVVGNLPFYLTSQLLFCFLDAWRFIDQALVTIQWEMAERLTARRGERQYCRLSVVFALYSECKIVKKLPSSVFYPVPKVDAALVHIKFRQAPLTEILQGADPHQFRTVLHAAFGKRRKMLKSSLKEILPHADALPACYARMRPQHLYPTDFLDLTKAIFSPRSFLPASGAEGPKASEEEETEASQAGGPERDDEEDVFAQVGEVSRIWRKEKHGNY from the exons ATGGCGGCCGACCCGCGTTCGTTTCCCGTGCTtacgcgcctcctgcgtctcggcggctcgcgcgtgccCGCCGCTGCACACTTCGCGGTCTCGGTCCTGTCGTTCTTCTGGTTTCACAACCTGCTCTTCGCGTCGTGTCTCTCAGTCAAACGCCCGTGGGCagcctcgctttcttcgttcCCGCACCCGTCTCTGTCCCTGACTCAGGCTCTTTCGTTCGCTTCCGACTGGGAAGCCGCGGGCAGCGAAGCCTGGAGTCGGACCTCGGCGTTTGGCGCCGAACTGCGCTGCAGGTCGCCGCCACTCAGCTTCCTCTTCACCTCTCTGCtcggctctcgcggctcgtcTGTCGCCCCACTGTCCCggtcgtctcctctctcttcacctgctctctctgctctctgcgccgctcctccGGGGCTCTCGTCGCTGAAGTCTTCCCCGCCGTCGTCACCGCGCCCCGCGGGGAGCTCATCCTCGCTGCGGACCCACGGCCCGCCCCTTGGCaggccttctgcggcggcggagttTGCAGCGGCACTCGGGGCGAGCGCTGTGGAGATACCGCACagtgcttctcgcgcgcgagaggcgaagccgcagacgcggcagccgtcGGAGCCGGTCGCGAATCGCCGACAGCGGACTcgcgacgcgtctgcgccttctgatGGCCCTGCGCTTGGGGCTGCAGGTGCCCATCATCCGGCACCGCGACCCCCGGGGGGTGGGCTGTGGACGGGCGGTGAGGCCGGCGTGCGTCGGGCGACTCGCTCGGGGAGTCCCTCGtcgagctgccgcggcgccgtccccACAGACGGGCAGTGTGGGACCCCCGGGAGGCCGGAGGGACATGAGGGggggctgcgagggcgcgccgggtGCGAGTCGGAGGTGGAGCAGCTCCTCCGTATGTGCGAAGAAAACATGCGCGAGTacgcgcagacacgcggcggGGAAGctggcgcggaagacgccacggaagaggaggcgagtcGGCAGCGCGTCAAAGAGATGCTggagcgacgcgtcgccctcaTGGAGGCCCAGCTGGTCTCCTGGAAGCGCGAAGAGCTCCGAGGCCGACACGACGCTTTGCAGGACTACCTGGCGGTCCTCGAGCACACCCGCCAGCGGGACGAGGCGTGCGTCCGCCAGTTTCACGCGGAGGAAATCAACACGCCAGACACGGGGAGTCCAGCAGAGCTCCGcggctcttcgtcctctggcGCGGCCCAGGCGTCGCGCACCCCCCCGGCAGCTGCTTCGGCTGAGGCTGTCGCCTCAGACCCGTCCGCGTGTCGCTCCGCTGCACCTGCGGCTCCTGGACGGCGCCCGCTGTTTCCGTTGCGGGGCTTCGGCGGCATTGCTGTCTTTCCGCTCCCCGAGGCAAGACCGCCGGGAGAGggacgcgaagcagccgcggacAAGCTGCCGCGGTGGCGCAAGAGACTTGACGaagagcgcggccgccgcacgcctGCCACCCTCCGACCGCCGTCCTACGCGGCAATCGCcgagcagaaggcggaggagcgccaggcgctggCAGCCCTCAAGGCATGGAAGAGGTTTcaccgcgaggcgcgacagcgagaggccgcagagcgcggcgccgcggagcccagAGCGCTGGGCGCGTCCGAGGAGACGGGCCCCGTTcacagcggcgagcgcgcagaaGGAGCGCCCGATGCAGTCGTAGACGCTGCATCCGACGCTGCGGGGAGGGGTGAAAGGACCCAAAGTGCTGTCGCGCCacacgaagaggaagaaggcatCGCATCAAGACACGGTCTGCCGTCggcttcgccgtccgcggaTCTGCCTTCGGGGGAGTTCAA GCCCAAGCAGTCGCTGGGGCAGAACTTCCTGAGCGACCCCAATACAAGCCGACTCATCGCAGCCAGCTTGGAggacgcctcgccgcggggcgTAGGCGTCGTCGAGGTTGGACCCGGCACAGGCGCAATCACCAGATTCCTCTTGCCGAAGTTCCCTCGCATGTCAG ccatCGAAACCGATCCGCgggctctgtctctcctttcgcgtcgcctgccgtctCTGAAACTCATTCACGGGGACGTGCTCCAG GTATCTTGGCcagcgctggcgcgcgagcgagggacGCGTCTTTCCGTGGTCGGCAATCTGCCCTTCTACCTGACCAGCCAG CtgctcttctgcttcctcgatGCCTGGCGCTTCATCGATCAGGCGCTCGTGACGATTCAGTGGGAAATGGCGGAG CGCCTGACGGCCCGgcggggcgagcggcagTACTGTCGCCTGAGCGTCGTGTTCGCCTTGTACAGCGAGTGCAAAATCGTGAAAAAACTTCCGAGCTCCGTGTTTTACCCAGTGCCTAAA gtcgacgcggcgctcgtgCACATCAAGTTCCGCCAAGCCCCGTTAACCGAAATTCTGCAGGGTGCTGACCCGCATCAGTTCCGAACG GTCTTGCACGCTGCCTTTGGGAAACGCCGCAAAATGCTGAAGTCGAGCCTCAAG GAAATTCTCCCTCACGCCGACGCCTTGCCTGCTTGCTATGCAcgcatgcggccgcagcaCTTGTACCCGACGGACTTTCTCGACTTGACTAAAGCCATattttctcctcgctcttttCTTCCGGCGTCTGGGGCCGAAGGCCCGAAggccagcgaagaagaggagacagaagcgAGCCAAGCGGGCGGACCAGAAagggacgacgaagaggatgTCTTTGCGCAAGTAGGAGAAGTGTCGCGCATctggagaaaagagaagcaTGGAAACTATTGA
- a CDS encoding hypothetical protein (encoded by transcript BESB_041070), giving the protein MRRRLVLALTNAAVSIGKAVPSAPEADYDRRSPCDLNRQPPVPRPGASAAAHPSGGLARSDFVSGVGGQQDEEAGCCADSYDALKGSSPGGPVSKAQAGGVSAGRFSAEAAALERGYRTGREHSRDPRTSERGAKAAGFTKKRRRETSRGSVAARELVTPEFVAHAMQWLVMLPFMIVVAESQVKCVGSHPEVERLQREAGVGSLDRRLRDKKDAQSPIFLECEFVGASGQRHNAQQNTTYIHTYGGSRLSRDEASRRRLQL; this is encoded by the coding sequence ATGCGTAGGCGTCTCGTTCTTGCTCTCACGAATGCCGCGGTTTCAATCGGCAAGGCTGTTCCTtcggcgcccgaggcggaCTATGACCGTCGTTCCCCCTGCGACTTGAACCGCCAGCCCCCCGTACCGCGTCctggcgcgagcgcggccgcccaTCCCAGCGGAGGACTCGCGCGCTCGGATTTCGTTTCCGGTGTAGGCGGGCAACAAGATGAGGAGGCTGGGTGCTGTGCGGATTCGTATGACGCGCTGAAGGGGAGCTCTCCAGGCGGGCCTGTttcgaaggcgcaggcgggcggcgtctctgcggggCGGTTctccgcagaagccgcggccCTCGAGCGCGGATACAGGACGGGACGGGAACACAGCAGAGACCCTAGGACtagcgagcgaggcgccaaAGCGGCTGGCTTCACTAaaaagcgaagacgcgaaacTTCGAGGGGCagtgtcgccgcgcgggagtTGGTGACCCCGGAGTTCGTTGCCCACGCGATGCAGTGGCTGGTGATGCTTCCCTTCATGATTGTGGTGGCCGAGAGTCAGGTAAAGTGTGTGGGAAGCCACCCTGAGGTCgaacgcctgcagcgcgaggccggAGTGGGGAGCCTGGAccgacgcctccgcgacaAGAAAGACGCCCAAAGTCCGATCTTCCTCGAATGCGAATTCGTGGGAGCATCAGGGCAGCGGCACAACGCACAACAAAACAcgacatacatacatacatacggCGGAAGTCGCCTgagccgcgacgaggcaTCCCGACGTCGTCTGCAGCTGTGA